The Arachis ipaensis cultivar K30076 chromosome B05, Araip1.1, whole genome shotgun sequence nucleotide sequence TTAACCCATTAAATAATTGTTgcattatattattaaattaattctaTGTATATATGTAAACTCACATACTGTAAATGTTTAAAATGTATTTAAATAAACTTTATTAGATTAATTTTTTCTGGTGTTTAATGTGTATAAAAATATTCTATATATAGTCTTAATCTATATATGAATGTATATCACAGTATGAGTACTTATCAATGAAAAGTTATCCCTAACATAATTATATATACTTAATTATACGCACGACGGCACGAGTATAAATTTATCCTTGCAAGTTAAGTTCTTAACGAGAATAATTAAATGAATGGATCTTCAACATGATCATCAATTAGTCGCggatgtaataaataaataaatccctATGGATAATTCTGCCACCCAGGCACTGTTGAAGATTAATCTCTGTTTACCGCAGCACAATTATTTGTTCTCCATGTCAATTTCATAATCTTTATTTGAAAAGATAAATTGGAAATTAtttcaaaagaaaatggaaggtaTTGTTACTCTATAAATTGTCTAATATAGCTAGACAACTTTAAATGGTTTGATAAAAAAACATAATAATAATTACCTGAAGCACATGGATAAAAAAGGAATCATAATTTGGATGAAGACCTGATGAGAACAGTGGTTAGAGCCGCAAGATGGACAAATAATAATGCATAAAGCTTCCAACGAAGAATGGGTTGGTAAGGAACCTACCACTAATAATATTAAACTAAATTAGTATTCCTAGTTAGCAACTTGgaagaaaacaaacaaataaataaaaaaggcaAGAGATTCTCAGTTAGCTTTGACGAAACACAACAGCAGCTAACTCGATCAGAGAATCCTATCTATCTATGTATAATTAAATTCACTGACCGATTCAGAATAGACCTAGTTCCGTAGTACTAATTGGAACAACGCACAAGCATTTCAATGAAGACGCGAAAATAATGTATGTTCtaataattaaatcttttatAATAAGAAATTTGATATGAAGATCATGAATAATGCTCTAATATGAATTGCTCCGAAGTTGAAATTATTTAATATTGGTGGGTTAAGGAAGAAATGATGAGTCCAAGTTGAGAATGAGATGGCGGGAGTAGTGAGACTGAGACAGGGTGCACATAAGGATCGAGAAGCCTGTTGTCTTTGTTGTTATAATTGCTTTTTAATGAAAGTGTGGGTTGAATGCCTCGAAAAAGAGCTTTCCTCAGACACCGCATGTGTGATCACGCACTCTTGCCAAACTACTTGCTTATATCTTTATCTCCTCACTCTACTTACTCATTTACTACTCCATAATACTAACTAGAGAAAAACACAATACTGTTACACCATTGTCTTAATGTCACTCCTTGAAGAATATCTTGTAATAGATCTTTTTTTTAGTGAAATACTTTCTATTTTTAGTATCTAATAATTAAGAAGGTCATCCTTTTCTTCTTCACCGatattatatcaattaattaattataccTAGCAAGACCAATGGCTAAAGGAATTAATTATTTTCAATCCAGAAACATATGTAATGCAAGTCGAAATACAAAAAATGACGAGAACAAGGAATAACAATCATGATCATCACCATCTAATTCAATTCACCGTGGTCCATAACATACAGTTAGAGAAGTAGCTAGCCCGTGTCAGCTGCAACCATCAGTAAGCACCGCCACCAGAACTGGAAAATTAAACTTGCTCAGTAGAATTGCTTCCTTCCGAATTAGCTTCCATTATTCCTAGCTAGGACTGCTACTAAACACTACTAATAACTACTTAATTGTACTGCTAATTTCTTCAACTACTTGTACATCTCCAAGCTAATTAAGCTAAGTGGATTGGATAGAAGCAAGATGTAATGTACTTCATCACCACCTACCTCCGTTATTCTTGTCATAATTAAACACAAAATCAAACCCACCAACTAAACTATTATAGAGAAGATGCATCAATTTAATTACAGCAGTCTTATCAAAAAACACACGCAAATGCTACATAATAATAATTAAGCGCATAAGAAGATAGAACCTCAGTCAACATTCCTATTCAATTCCACTAGCTTGAGTTCGGATCCTAAGTAATTAAACAcccaaagaagaagaagctgatGATGATAAGAAAGGGAAGATAATggaagaagaaataattaaacaAGGAACTAACACGGtggaatagtaataataataataataatggaactTACAAAGACACTGTTCCATATCATGATGATGATTGTGATGATCAATAAGGAGAGCGACCAGGAGTATTCCAGAAAGCTTCCGTTGGCATCTGAACTGAATTCAGAAGATTCGGATTCAAACCATGGAAGAGTGGAGCAGTTGCGTCTCCTAACATCTGctgctgttgctgctgctgcGCATGCTGCTGACCACCACCGGGGGACCCGATTGAGCCGCCGCCGCCACCGCCAGAACCTTGCAAGGGCATGGAAGGGTCCTCTTCCTCCAAAGGAAGTCTCTCATACGCAGCGTTGCTGAAGGAAGCGGACATGATGACCACCGGGCCGGAAGCAATTAGTGTCCCCACCACACTCCCTCCGACCACCTGCCCTTGCCCTCCGGCTAGATATATGGTCAAGCCGGAGGCCGCAGGTGGAGCAGGAGGAGGGAGGAAGGATCCCGCCAGGGACAAGATCTCGAACCTTCCATGGAGGGAGACGACGGCTCCAGAGGAAGCTGGTTGTCGGAGTGTGACGTTGGTGACGGTGCCGGTGCCGCTCATGATGCAAACCCCTCTTTGGCGCCTCCTTGCGAAGTTTGAGACGCTCTCAACGATGTCGCAACCGTCTGCAACCTCCATGACGTGCGTCTTTAGGGCATTGGCACTGTCGCGGGTTATGATGATCGGTGGCTTGGGTTTGTTCTTGGATCCAGCTGGTCTTCCTCTCGGTCTTCTTGTCATTTCGGTTTCACCGGATCCTCCTCCTCCAGGTGTTCCGTCTTTAATTATAGTATATGAGTTAGGTTAATTATGATAAATGTTTCTTTCCCTCTTCTGAGCGAGGTTGAGGCCTCCGCTGCTTCCGCTTTGCTCGTCTTCTgtttgttgctgctgctgctgtaaGGAGTGaaactgctgctgctgctgttgctgATGGTGGTGCAACAGATCTCTTGCTGTGTGGAATGGTGGTGGAAGTGAATGGCCGTGTGCTGTAATTGGATCCATTATTATAACTCTATACACTCTATTAAGAAGATCTTCTTATATATCAAGCTTGCCAGCTTTTTTCTCTATATATATCTCTCTTCGATCTTCGCTTCTTTCTTGCAGCACAACTTAACTAAAACCTTTGAGGCTTGAAATTCGATCATCCAGCGATAGATGCTCAGTGGCGTAGGCTGTGAAAAATGGAAACTActactactgctgctactactactacttccttttgatgcaagaataataataataagaaagaaaaagaaaataggtaGCAGCGAGTTTCGTGCAGAGTTTAGGGTTGGATTGGATTGGAAATAACAAAAATATAGATCGAAGGTTTCGGGTAACATATCCGTGTGTGTGTGTGGGCGGTGAATGGGTCCCCCCCACCTCTGCACTATACTCTCTTATTTTATTCTAATTACTCTTTAACACCTCAACAACCCCCTGCTTATATTTACTTTTTGCCTTTTCATTTTCTAAAATTAAGCTTCTAATCTCTCTATAAATCATCATTGCATACTCTTTTTTAGTGGCATTGCACTATTAGCTAGCTAGAATATCCTACTTATTGTAAATTctccaaaatttatattttttttatgaattaaatATGTGACTATTGGGGCCTATTAAATTTAGTTGTTAAAGCTAAGAGATTTTGTGTTTCCTCTTCTCCCTAAAACTGTCATATCCACAGagtaaaacaaaatatatttaatgTACATTTCAATAGATATAAGTACTGATCTTACTATAACCATTGTTgatgaattaaaaattaaaagttttatattaaaataatagagAAAAatgtaaatatataatatattaaatatGTTATGGGTTCACAAAATTGTCGATTATTTCATCATATCTAGTGGTGTTCAGAACATACAAGCATTGTTGAAACCCTAAATCTATATATATGGGTCAAAACTCGGAATTTGAGTTCAGGTGCGGCTTCTTGTTTCCTTTACGGTCTGGATATATAGCAAGTTGAGCTTTTCGTAGCTGGAGCGCTTCAAAAGTTGTTTTTACAAATAGTTATAGCCAAATGACAAAAGCTTTTTACAAAATTTTCTCTAATGCTACTTTTTCATGCTTTTTTAACGGCTTTGCTTCCACTATCTGTGGTGTTTTAATGGATTATTTGATGGTTTAATCCCTTAATTAGGATCTGAATTGTGTGACTGTCCACTTCAATTCAGTTCTCTTCTTTGAAAAGGTGTTCCTTTTGGGATAATAAGAACAATTTCTAATTGACGTTAGTTGCATAGAACGAatcttaattaatattttatctaTATATTTTGAAGATAATTCTATTTTCTACCTTGTGTTTCTTATTCATATAACTTATACTATACTTCATTAATTGCTATTAGTATTATTTGTACGTCTGAATTGAATTAGGAATTATATATTGCTACAACATATTTCACTTACAAAAcatacaattcatgcattaagtTGATTCATATGCATAACACTTCTCTATGCTAATTAACATCAGTATATATGCAGATGCACATGCAATATAATATATGTATCTATAGcgagtatacatacatatatgtatatatatggtggTTTGAAGTAGTTTTTTGACGTTTTCGCAAGAATATCCACATACAAACGGGAACTACGGTGGTAATATGGCAGAGTGTGATTTAATTAATGAAAGAATAGCTGGCATAATTAAAGCTTAATTGGATTAAGTGTGTGAATGTGTTTGTTTGTGACTTTGTGCTTCAATTTTCTATGAGGCAACCACATGCACCACTTGGGTCCTCTGCAAATTCCATCTCTATAATAATATTATCTTAACGAGAAGTCCAACCTTTTAGATTGAGGTCCACCACCTCAATGCATGACACGTGTCTATTCCCCCGCTTCTTTCGGGTCTATTCCTGTGACCTTAGCTTCATCCCCTCCTTCCCTCCACTTTACTCATCAGTTTTATAATTACCTTATTTTCCaaactatctatatatatatattcaatcaTGTCATGATTCATGACTACCTCAATCATATAATATCATTTTTTGGTTCTCATGGTTCATGGCACAACCTGTCTTTTTCTAACTTATAATGGCCTTGTTCAGGAATCCCAGAAAGCTTACGAACTAAGTACCACCCTACACATCGATCTGAATTCACAAGATGCAAGCAGCAAAAGAAAACAAGGTAGCAAGCATAGATTGGTGCATGATGCATAACTAACCAAACATGGCAATCCACTATATTAGAAGCAAAGTAAATAGAGTAATCCATCCCTAATAACAAAATGAATATATTATTAATTAGGTTAAGTTTTTTAGAGTATATATAGTATATGATCGAGCAATAGAAATGTTTAGGATATGGGAAACAGGTGCATGATGCATGTTGGTCGAAATGCAATGTGATGAAAAGGTTCATTAGGAAGGCATGAATAATAATTAGCTTTTCTCTGTGACTAGTCTATGGGTTATTAGTTAGTTGTTTCGTGGGAAGTGGCACTACATACTGCATGCCACACTCATCACATGCACCACACTTTGGGAGAACCGGCGGCTTCAACACCTACCTAGCTAGCTAGATCAATTGAAATAAGGAAAAGTAGAagtagacaataaaaatattaaacaatatgaacaatgaatATATCGAATGTTTAATTTACTAAGTGTACaaatggttattctaatattaagatttaggtgagtaATTTGAGAATGTAGTGTGTTTTACTTGaatttagtcaattttagagCTCGTTATTCATGTTATTCAAGAAAGTCATTTCTTACTTAACATAACCCAATAAATAATTAACATTCATCGAGATTTAGGATTTATTAATTAACAAGACATGCATCAAGCATGTGTGCACTATATATATACCAATACACTATGAAACTTTATTATATATGATGAGTCTTACGAGAACAAATAAAGATATGTATGTAGCTTATACTTGCAAGAATTGAAGGTGTGCTTGGTGGACTCTTGTCAAATGAATTTCCAGAATAAAGATTACGCACGCcatttttgttttcaattaaaACTACATCAATTAAGGTAGATATATAGACAGCCACCGGGATGACAATTGACAATGACAGCATGCCGAAGTATTAGTCGCAGCCGCAAGAGTTAATTCAGATGACTATTAATTAAATGACGGACACCTTTTTTTGTGTTAACTTAAAAAAATTGCATGTAACGGTGAATAACCCAATATAACATAATTAAGAGTAAATTAATTAGGGAAAATTAAATGTGAGCATAGCATATAATATAATAAATGGGACGCAGAAGAAACAAAGAGGTAAAGGGTTGTATGGTTGGTGGAGAGCACGGGGTTGAGTGCATAATCCAGATTAGTGTCCGAAAACAGACGCGTGGGTGCCCCTGCCAGATGCAGCCatatataatgataataatataataaagaaACTGCCACATATAACGGCACCAGCGCCGGAGGCACTTTGCTTAGCTCAAATAACTCATTAATtcattatttcattttttttaatattcgaTTCTCCATAGACAGGTCGTTCCATTGCTTAAAATTGATCACTAGATTAAACCTCCCTCTGAAATTCAAAATTGAGTAGTTAAGGTGGGACGAAGATGAAGGGAGATTAGTAAGTGTTGGATGAATTGTGGCATGGACGTGCGTAAATTGAAAGCCATGAATCGCAAGATGCTCTTTGTCGGCCTGTGTGATGGTGTGGTGGGCCCCCATGCACACTGCTGGTTAACTCTCTTTTATTTCTACCAGTGCAGTCTTTATGTAGGTGTGTGCGTGTATGTGTGTATGTGTCAGAGATTCATGGACGCATGCCACTCTCTTCAACTCTTATCCACAATAACCCCATTTCTCTTCACTTCTATCAAGGCTTTACCCAATGCAAACCATCATCATGTGAATCCTCTTCTCTCTGTAACCTACCTTCACTACTCTTACCGCAAACCCCACGCCTTTAATTTTACTTCTTGCTAACTCTTTTCTCTTCCAAAACTATTTAGGGATCCAGTTGGTTCGGATTTGGACAAAATGAGAATTCATACAGTTAAATTTTAATtggtttaaattaatttttttttaccgaTCCAATCTAAATCAATAAATTTAGATTATATCAAGTTTTATAATGGATAATGTTATATATTCAAGTCTTTTTATgaactaaatttaattaaattaaatcataAGACTTAAAATAatgttaattataattaatttttattaggttAGACCAACTTAATTGAATTTNTAATTAGTATTAAACTAATCTGTTAATCGGGTTAGTTTGAATTTTGCGGTTTCAAAACTAATacccaaattaattaaaattagattTAATCGAATTAGACTCCATTATACTTAACCATCCTTCGAATCTAGAATCAATATAATCGAATTAGTTCAGTTTTaaacaaataattaaattacTTCTACTTGTAAATACTCCTCTCCAAAATCCTACATTTCTACTATTAAGTAATACAAAAATCAActtaatcaaaaaaatatttaatctatatttttatataaatatatgttatctttaatttatttttaatatatattttatatttataactaATNNNNNNNNNNNNNNNNNNNNNNNNNNNNNNNNNNNNNNNNNNNNNNNNNNATAAAACCGAGTGTCTCAGATTCATAAATACAACGAACCTGTAGGTCGTTGGGAGCCAGTAACATTTAGATCGTTTCATCATTATTAGTATGTACTTTACCACGTAATTTATGAAACCTATGGCTTCTGTGAGTTCTGTCTTCCTTCATGGGATTAATTTGAGTTATCAGAGGTACTGTCAATTGTCAAATACCATTCTCTCACCTCTCTCACTCTGAATACCTTCAATTCTCTCTATTTCTGATCGAAACAGTAAACAtctattaaatattatatatctCTAATTCTAAGgtcaaaatgtgccacatgtcattttttcattgcaattgaaatcaaattttttcctctaaaattaaagaactctcttcctttttctatttctctcattTCTTCACTCACTCTATCTCCCTTATATAttattatcaatgactaattacaaatttgacaATTAAAATATACAACATAACATTCTCTAattgtatttaaattaaattaaattataattataattaaaatactaaaattaaaatatagttatattatatattatatttatatattactaactaatttaataactaaagaggaatgttagggccagcaatttttgtgatttgtagccatcaaatagccattaatgatggttttaatggtgtgagattggtgtaagatttcatccaaaggctcacttttctttgctggttacatctggccagaatttaacaaagttactgcccctagacttttccataactaaaatatgtcacatgacactctcttattaaaatttagagaaaatatttttctctaaaattagTAAACATCCTtcttacatttttttatttaccccttttttttctatttttctttatccttcccactctatatataatttataattcatattttatattagtaatttaacAAATCAAAATGTGTCATcagatatttttattataattaaaataaaaaattttcttattttcttaaaTTAACAAACTCCctctctcattcttcttctttatctttctctctcctttctctcattctttatttttctctaccTTTAAGTTCTACGAAAAATAGAATTAACaacataatataatttaaatNNNNNNNNNNNNNNNNNNNNNNNNNNNNNNNNNNNNNNNNNNNNNNNNNNNNNNNNNNNNNNNNNNNNNNNNNNNNNNNNNNNNNNNNNNNNNNNNNNNNNNNNNNNNNNNNNNNNNNNNNNNNNNNNNNNNNNNNNNNNNNNNNNNNNNNNNNNNNNNNNNNNNNNNNNNNNNNNNNNNNNNNNNNNNNNNNNNNNNNNNNNNNNNNNNNNNNNNNNNNNNNNNNNNNNNNNNNNNNNNN carries:
- the LOC107643005 gene encoding LOW QUALITY PROTEIN: AT-hook motif nuclear-localized protein 24-like (The sequence of the model RefSeq protein was modified relative to this genomic sequence to represent the inferred CDS: substituted 1 base at 1 genomic stop codon), producing MDPITAHGHSLPPPFHTARDLLHHHQQQQQQQFHSLQQQQQQTEDEQSGSSGGLNLAQKRERNIYHNXPNSYTIIKDGTPGGGGSGETEMTRRPRGRPAGSKNKPKPPIIITRDSANALKTHVMEVADGCDIVESVSNFARRRQRGVCIMSGTGTVTNVTLRQPASSGAVVSLHGRFEILSLAGSFLPPPAPPAASGLTIYLAGGQGQVVGGSVVGTLIASGPVVIMSASFSNAAYERLPLEEEDPSMPLQGSGGGGGGSIGSPGGGQQHAQQQQQQQMLGDATAPLFHGLNPNLLNSVQMPTEAFWNTPGRSPY